In a single window of the Pseudodesulfovibrio profundus genome:
- the rpsI gene encoding 30S ribosomal protein S9 — protein MSDFTYATGKRKNAISRTRLYAGTGQITVNGRPFEDYFPRKTLQMVVQQPLKLVKMLDKYDIKANCCGGGVSGQAEALRHGIARALCEIDPELRAVLKPAGLLTRDARKKERKKYGLRGARASFQFSKR, from the coding sequence ATGAGCGATTTCACTTACGCCACTGGCAAACGTAAAAATGCGATCTCCCGTACCCGCCTGTACGCCGGTACCGGCCAGATCACTGTCAACGGTCGTCCTTTCGAGGACTACTTCCCTCGTAAAACCCTGCAGATGGTTGTTCAGCAGCCTCTGAAGCTGGTCAAGATGCTCGACAAGTACGACATCAAAGCCAACTGCTGCGGCGGCGGCGTTTCCGGTCAGGCAGAAGCCCTGCGCCACGGCATCGCCCGCGCACTCTGCGAGATCGATCCTGAACTCCGCGCTGTTCTGAAGCCCGCCGGTCTCCTGACCCGCGATGCTCGTAAGAAAGAGCGTAAAAAGTACGGTCTCCGCGGCGCACGCGCCAGCTTCCAGTTCTCCAAGCGTTAA
- a CDS encoding radical SAM protein translates to MSSKKKPQPRMLFATPDGEIYDHPDLLLMVRRGEEFGLPRPDEITPLPPESEFFMLPGRHAMGYNDETGQAEIMEELAVAAFACPGHTVTGVSAYESDEDAPILPLLSYGAIGYANGKFWVCAKKVDQDKRQVFTHIPQDRVDGGARQLIRDMPENRLVNHLAGCALTSGCPAAKNLALGRFECPLPTARTCNARCVGCISEQPEDSGFPSPQCRISFTPTAEEIVQIMQRHESRERRPIFSFGQGCEGEPLTEAELICDAVKAYRADGGTGTVNVNTNASKPAAMPALKIAGVNSIRVSLNSARKGPYEAYYRPKGYSFEDVSETIAKAHEVGMHVSLNLLYFPGITDTEEEFDALVELGEKGHYDFIQLRNLNLDPELYLDLMRPFGHSPSMGFMNFKRRLKKALPWIEYGYFNPYLG, encoded by the coding sequence ATGTCATCAAAAAAGAAGCCACAACCGCGCATGCTGTTCGCCACACCGGACGGCGAAATATACGATCACCCAGACCTCCTGCTCATGGTTCGCCGTGGAGAGGAGTTTGGCCTGCCACGTCCTGATGAAATCACCCCGCTGCCGCCGGAGTCCGAATTTTTCATGCTCCCAGGACGACATGCCATGGGATACAATGACGAAACAGGACAGGCCGAAATAATGGAGGAACTGGCGGTTGCCGCTTTTGCCTGCCCCGGACATACCGTAACGGGCGTGTCCGCTTACGAATCCGATGAAGACGCGCCCATACTGCCGCTGCTTTCCTACGGAGCCATAGGTTACGCCAACGGCAAGTTCTGGGTCTGCGCCAAAAAAGTGGATCAGGACAAACGACAGGTTTTTACCCACATCCCGCAGGACCGCGTTGATGGTGGAGCACGACAGCTCATACGCGACATGCCCGAGAACCGACTGGTCAATCATCTGGCCGGTTGCGCTCTTACCAGCGGTTGCCCTGCTGCGAAGAATCTTGCTCTTGGTCGCTTCGAGTGCCCGCTGCCCACAGCACGCACCTGCAATGCACGATGCGTCGGATGCATATCCGAACAACCCGAAGATTCCGGGTTTCCTTCTCCGCAGTGCCGAATTTCCTTTACGCCCACCGCCGAAGAGATCGTACAGATCATGCAACGCCACGAATCCCGTGAACGACGTCCGATTTTTTCGTTCGGACAGGGCTGCGAAGGCGAGCCGCTGACCGAAGCCGAACTGATTTGCGATGCCGTCAAAGCGTATCGTGCAGACGGCGGCACCGGCACCGTAAACGTCAATACCAATGCATCCAAACCCGCCGCCATGCCAGCGCTCAAGATCGCCGGGGTCAACTCCATCCGCGTCAGCTTGAACTCGGCTCGCAAGGGTCCATACGAAGCCTACTATCGCCCCAAAGGGTATTCCTTTGAAGATGTCAGCGAGACCATTGCCAAAGCGCATGAGGTTGGCATGCATGTTTCGTTGAATCTGCTCTATTTCCCCGGCATTACCGACACCGAAGAGGAATTCGATGCGTTGGTGGAGCTCGGGGAAAAGGGCCACTACGACTTCATCCAGCTCCGCAATCTCAATCTCGATCCGGAACTCTACCTCGATCTCATGAGACCGTTTGGGCATTCACCCAGCATGGGTTTTATGAATTTCAAACGGCGCCTGAAAAAAGCGTTGCCCTGGATAGAATACGGATATTTCAATCCCTATCTCGGGTAG
- a CDS encoding ATP-binding cassette domain-containing protein produces MIVLNDIHKHYGRVRANDGISLTLEPGRIYALVGENGAGKSTLMRVLAGHTRPTSGTLTMSGKEISYLTPALAREYGVGMLYQDPLDFPAMPVWENFQLGAPKRSKKEVIDIIGELSFRLDACFLPDEPVSSLTVGERQLLELLRLLDLGATTLILDEPTTGITPEQKQDLFDLLMKLAREDQHTVILVTHKLSEAYEMADAIFIMRQGKLVSTMEPPYDEKRLVNLMFGEAANGTIDDLPELSAQPQTTRLVMEDTHFAGPKYSMGPMNFTAKPGECIGLAGLDGSGQELFLRGLCGLDRMPGGSITLDDTNYRSNDFNTLRKAGVQFVPADRLEMALFPELNLMEHIKLAFPDRKGDLTEFYDSQCVECFNLRAHPDTNASELSGGNQQRLLLSLIPDDAKLLLMEHPTRGLDAGSARQVWNHLKGRCRDGASLIYFSPDLDEVLEHSHRVIVFYDRAIAGIVDREHATMEVVGALMAGKPYDEVMKKYIGEDVA; encoded by the coding sequence ATGATCGTTCTCAACGACATACATAAACATTACGGCCGGGTTCGGGCCAACGACGGCATCAGCCTGACCCTCGAACCCGGCCGAATTTACGCCCTCGTCGGAGAAAACGGCGCGGGCAAGTCCACGCTCATGCGCGTGCTGGCCGGGCATACCCGTCCCACATCCGGCACGCTCACCATGAGCGGCAAGGAAATTTCCTACCTGACACCGGCACTGGCCCGCGAATATGGCGTTGGCATGCTCTATCAGGATCCCCTCGATTTTCCTGCCATGCCCGTATGGGAAAACTTCCAGTTGGGCGCTCCCAAGCGATCCAAGAAGGAAGTCATCGACATCATCGGCGAGTTGTCCTTCCGACTGGACGCCTGTTTCCTGCCTGATGAACCGGTATCATCCCTGACCGTCGGCGAACGCCAGTTGCTCGAACTGCTCAGGCTGCTCGACCTTGGCGCAACCACGTTGATTCTCGACGAACCGACCACCGGCATCACCCCTGAGCAGAAGCAGGACCTGTTTGATCTGCTCATGAAGCTGGCTCGCGAAGATCAGCACACCGTCATTCTCGTCACCCACAAATTATCCGAAGCATACGAAATGGCCGATGCCATCTTCATCATGCGCCAGGGCAAGCTCGTTTCCACAATGGAACCGCCCTACGACGAGAAACGGCTGGTCAACCTGATGTTCGGCGAAGCTGCCAACGGCACGATCGACGATCTGCCCGAGTTGTCCGCGCAACCGCAGACGACGCGACTGGTCATGGAAGACACGCATTTTGCTGGCCCGAAATATTCCATGGGCCCCATGAATTTTACGGCGAAACCGGGTGAATGTATCGGTCTGGCTGGTCTTGACGGTTCTGGTCAGGAGTTGTTTCTGCGCGGCCTGTGCGGTCTTGATCGCATGCCAGGAGGCTCCATCACCCTGGACGACACCAATTACCGCAGCAACGATTTCAATACCCTGCGTAAAGCAGGTGTCCAGTTCGTCCCGGCTGACCGGCTTGAAATGGCCCTCTTCCCCGAATTGAATCTCATGGAACACATCAAACTCGCGTTTCCTGACCGCAAGGGCGACCTGACCGAGTTTTATGATTCCCAATGTGTGGAATGCTTCAATCTCCGCGCCCATCCCGATACCAATGCCAGTGAGTTGTCCGGCGGCAACCAGCAGCGGCTGCTGCTTTCACTCATCCCTGATGACGCCAAGCTGCTGCTCATGGAACATCCCACTCGCGGCCTTGATGCAGGGTCGGCCAGGCAGGTTTGGAACCATCTCAAGGGCCGCTGTCGTGACGGTGCATCATTGATCTATTTCTCGCCCGATCTCGACGAGGTGCTTGAACACTCGCACCGCGTCATCGTCTTCTATGATCGCGCCATCGCCGGTATTGTTGATAGAGAACACGCGACCATGGAAGTGGTGGGCGCGCTCATGGCCGGTAAACCGTACGATGAAGTCATGAAAAAATATATTGGGGAGGACGTAGCATGA
- a CDS encoding BMP family lipoprotein, giving the protein MLKFRTLIATALMALLMVPGLAMAKDFTIGLILVGPYNDKGYSQAQYEGGQYVEKHMDGAKLIFLDKVNPADRPGLTIPQIVDDLVEKGADLIIAGSDDMKDGILEAAMMHPDKTFVHVSGDSTLTGTAPENLGNLFSRMEYSKMMAGFTAAMTSQTGKIGVVGPLINEETRRLMGAAYLGAKYAWTEVRGKDPKDLTFNVKWIGFWFNIPGVTADPAQVAGSLYDSGYDVLISGIDTPEVVTVAKQRREAGKTIWALPYDYEKACEGQGEVCLGVPYFNWGPPMLELAQQVKAGTYEPAFVLKSPYWADINSHEKSPIGFMPGEGMTPEVKAELDKFIAKLGDGSLNLFTGPLNYQDGTPFLKAGETATDKQIWYMQQLLEGMKGLSSPK; this is encoded by the coding sequence ATGTTGAAATTTCGTACCCTGATAGCCACAGCGCTCATGGCACTGCTCATGGTGCCCGGCCTGGCCATGGCAAAAGACTTTACCATTGGTCTGATTCTGGTTGGTCCTTACAACGATAAGGGCTACAGCCAGGCACAATACGAAGGCGGCCAATATGTGGAAAAGCACATGGATGGCGCCAAGCTCATTTTTCTGGACAAGGTCAACCCGGCCGATCGTCCTGGCCTGACCATCCCGCAGATCGTTGACGATCTGGTTGAAAAAGGCGCTGACCTGATCATCGCCGGTTCCGACGACATGAAGGACGGCATCCTCGAAGCCGCCATGATGCACCCGGACAAGACCTTCGTCCACGTCTCCGGCGACTCCACCCTGACCGGCACCGCTCCCGAGAACCTCGGTAACCTGTTCAGCCGCATGGAATACTCCAAGATGATGGCCGGTTTTACCGCTGCCATGACCTCCCAGACCGGCAAGATCGGTGTGGTTGGTCCGCTCATCAACGAGGAAACCCGCCGCCTGATGGGTGCTGCCTACCTTGGCGCCAAGTACGCCTGGACCGAAGTCCGCGGTAAAGATCCCAAGGATCTGACCTTCAACGTCAAGTGGATCGGTTTCTGGTTCAACATCCCCGGCGTTACCGCTGACCCTGCCCAGGTAGCTGGTTCCCTGTATGATTCCGGTTACGACGTCCTGATCTCCGGCATCGACACCCCCGAGGTTGTCACTGTTGCCAAGCAGCGTCGCGAAGCTGGCAAGACCATCTGGGCTCTCCCTTACGACTACGAAAAGGCTTGCGAAGGCCAGGGCGAAGTTTGCCTCGGCGTTCCTTACTTCAACTGGGGTCCGCCCATGCTGGAGCTTGCACAGCAGGTCAAAGCCGGCACTTATGAGCCTGCCTTTGTCCTGAAGTCCCCCTACTGGGCCGACATCAACTCTCACGAGAAGTCTCCCATCGGCTTCATGCCCGGCGAAGGCATGACCCCTGAGGTCAAGGCGGAACTGGACAAGTTCATTGCCAAGCTCGGCGACGGTTCCCTGAACCTCTTCACCGGTCCTCTGAACTACCAGGACGGCACCCCGTTCCTGAAGGCTGGCGAAACCGCCACCGACAAGCAGATCTGGTACATGCAGCAGTTGCTCGAAGGCATGAAGGGACTGTCCAGCCCCAAATAA